A portion of the Punica granatum isolate Tunisia-2019 chromosome 7, ASM765513v2, whole genome shotgun sequence genome contains these proteins:
- the LOC116215744 gene encoding cyclic nucleotide-gated ion channel 2-like, giving the protein MARLLSHLAFLLPGRWVGSSGLFSRRLSPEAASRSVNSTNGVGEGSVNNCMGGDDSPISNPAIECYACTQVGVPAFHSTTCHSAHQLPQWEASAGSSLFPIQTRRKPTKGARQRSLPRSFFRPFLPVLDPRSKQVQRWNRALLLARGMALAVDPLFFYVLSIAGRGPGEGNGNGGWGAPCLYMDGWLAAIVTVVRTCLDTVHVMHMWLQFRLAYVSRESLVIGCGKLVWDPRAIASRYARSFKGLWFDLLVILPIPQVVVWLVIPKLVREEKQVKLIMPLLLVIILLQFLPKVYHSICLMRRMRKVTGYIFGSIWWGFGLNLIAYFIASHVAGGCWYVLAVQRVMSCLQKQCAVNPKCNSTLSCLEPVCYMLRLPGTGPKGRCGGEQPMSKIPRCLDENGPYKFGIYSEALPVISSNSLSVRILYPIFWGLLNLSTFANELAPTSELLEVIFSITIVLSGLMLFTLLVGNIQVFLHAVMVKKKKMQLRFRDIEWWMRRRQLPSHLRQRVYHFEHQRWAALGGEDEMELIKDLPDGLRRDIKRYLCLDLIKKVPLFHDLDDLILDNICDRVQPLLYSKDEKIIREGDPVHKMVFIMQGLVRRDQNLSKGSMASNLLEPGGFLGDELLSWSLRRGSSTDRLPASAATFVCLRTTEAFGLDAGDLRYITDHFRYRFADDKLKRTTRYFSSNWRTWAAVNIQFAWRRHRMRIQGHANLATHTPADINGGSEKMLRRYAIMFMSLRPHDHLE; this is encoded by the exons ATGGCCCGACTCCTCAGTCACCTCGCTTTCCTCCTCCCCGGCAG GTGGGTCGGGTCTTCGGGGTTGTTTAGCCGCCGGCTGTCGCCTGAGGCTGCAAGCCGGAGCGTAAACAGCACTAACGGGGTCGGTGAAGGTTCTGTGAATAATTGTATGGGAGGCGACGACAGCCCGATCTCGAACCCGGCGATCGAGTGCTATGCATGTACACAAGTTGGGGTCCCGGCGTTCCACTCCACCACCTGCCACAGCGCCCACCAGCTGCCGCAGTGGGAGGCCTCTGCTGGCTCCTCCCTCTTCCCGATCCAGACCCGGCGCAAACCCACCAAAGGGGCTCGCCAGCGGTCCCTCCCCAGGTCGTTCTTCAGGCCGTTTCTGCCAGTCTTGGATCCACGCAGCAAGCAG GTGCAGAGGTGGAACAGGGCGCTGCTGCTGGCACGTGGCATGGCGCTGGCCGTCGATCCGCTCTTCTTCTACGTGCTGTCCATAGCGGGAAGGGGACCAGGGGAGGGTAACGGTAACGGGGGTTGGGGTGCCCCCTGCCTATACATGGACGGGTGGCTGGCGGCGATCGTGACGGTGGTGCGCACGTGCTTGGATACCGTGCACGTGATGCACATGTGGCTCCAGTTCAGGCTGGCTTACGTGTCGAGGGAGTCGCTGGTGATCGGGTGCGGGAAGCTCGTGTGGGACCCACGCGCCATCGCCTCCCGCTACGCCCGCTCCTTCAAGGGCCTCTGGTTTGATCTCTTGGTCATCCTCCCCATCCCTCAG GTTGTGGTGTGGCTTGTAATACCGAAGTTAGTCCGGGAAGAGAAGCAAGTTAAGCTGATAATGCCGTTGCTTCTGGTGATTATCCTGCTCCAGTTTCTCCCCAAGGTCTACCATAGTATCTGCTTGATGCGACGAATGCGGAAGGTCACCGGCTATATTTTTGGATCCATCTGGTGGGGTTTCGGCCTGAATCTCATTGCGTATTTCATCGCATCACAT GTTGCAGGAGGATGTTGGTATGTCCTTGCGGTGCAACGTGTCATGTCGTGCCTCCAGAAGCAGTGTGCTGTGAATCCAAAATGTAACAGCACTCTCTCCTGCTTGGAGCCAGTCTGCTACATGCTCAGGCTCCCTGGTACGGGGCCAAAGGGCCGTTGTGGCGGCGAGCAGCCAATGAGCAAAATTCCTAGGTGCTTGGATGAAAATGGGCCGTACAAGTTCGGGATCTACTCCGAAGCACTTCCAGTGATTTCGAGCAATTCCCTTTCTGTAAGGATACTCTATCCCATATTCTGGGGCCTATTGAATCTCAG TACCTTCGCAAATGAACTTGCACCAACAAGTGAATTGCTAGAGGTGATTTTCAGCATCACCATTGTTCTCAGTGGCTTAATGCTCTTCACACTATTAGTTGGAAACATTCAG GTGTTTCTACACGCTGTaatggtgaagaagaagaagatgcaaCTGAGGTTCAGAGACATAGAGTGGTGGATGAGGAGAAGGCAACTGCCATCTCACTTGAGGCAGAGGGTCTACCACTTTGAACACCAGAGGTGGGCCGCCCTAGGAGGAGAGGACGAGATGGAACTGATCAAAGACTTGCCCGACGGCCTTCGCCGAGACATCAAACGCTATCTCTGCCTCGACCTTATCAAGAAG GTGCCACTATTTCACGACTTAGATGATCTAATCCTTGACAACATATGTGACCGGGTTCAACCGCTTCTCTACTCCAAAGATGAAAAG ATTATCAGGGAGGGCGACCCAGTGCACAAGATGGTGTTTATCATGCAAGGGCTCGTGAGGCGGGATCAAAACCTCAGCAAGGGTAGCATGGCCTCAAACCTGCTCGAGCCCGGTGGCTTCCTAGGGGACGAGCTCCTCTCATGGTCCCTCCGACGCGGCTCATCCACTGACAGACTTCCCGCCTCAGCTGCAACATTTGTATGCCTCAGGACAACCGAGGCATTTGGGCTCGATGCAGGGGACCTCCGATACATCACCGACCATTTCAGGTACAGGTTCGCAGACGACAAGCTGAAGCGCACCACCAGGTACTTCTCGTCCAATTGGCGGACTTGGGCCGCCGTCAACATACAATTCGCCTGGCGGAGGCACAGGATGAGGATCCAAGGGCACGCGAACCTTGCGACCCACACACCAGCCGACATCAATGGTGGGAGTGAAAAGATGCTCAGGAGATATGCCATTATGTTCATGTCTCTTAGGCCCCATGACCACCTTGAGTAA